ATGGTTTCATGCCGCTTGCCGGACTCTTCTTTTTGGCTGATAATCAGCGTAGCCTGGTTGCCTGACTTCGCAGCATTGCGCATGGCCTGGATCAGAACCTTGGTTTGGTCCAGATTCTGAAAGTTCCCCAGATTTTTTTGGATGCGGACAATCTTATTATTTTTGACAGTAATGGTTCCCACCGTTTGAAAGGTATCTCCTTCTCGGGTGGTAACCGACCACAGTTCCTCCTCCGAATTATCCGACATTACCTGGGTTACCTGATAAACCCGCCCCAGACGGCGTAATGCTTCCTCTTTAGATTGACCCACGGTTATCTTTACATCGCCAAATTCCGTGGACACAGGCGGTTGTGGCGTTTGAACCGCTGACTGAGCGCTGCCATTTGAACTTTCCGGGTTGGGAGCAGGCTGTTCCCGGCCATAGGTAACAGCCGTTATCATCAATAACATACAGGTGGTCCATATCACCAGGTATTTTCTTGCCATGGGTACACCTCCTGCCGGCAGGCTGCAGCAAACTGTGACAAATATCGTATTCTGCTGCCTGTGCTGACTCGCTATCACTGTAAACTTCCATACGACAGAGCATTTTCCTGCCAATATGGCTGTGTTGATTGCAAAATACTTACAAACTGGTCTTACAGTTTTCTTTCACAATAACCGTCACAACGATGCAATAGCAAAAGATAAATAACAAAGAGGCAGTGCGGGCTGCCTCTTTCTACACATTAATTGACAAGGATACTTGCCGAGCAACGGCCCTCCGGCAGACTTGACAATGAGATGGGCCTTTTTCAACGGTCTCCTAAAAAATAAATCTGCTGAAATTCCCTTACAACCTCATCCAGCCTGTTGGATACTTGTGGGATCGAGTAGCCAATGTACAGGGGAGAGGTGACAAACCGGGGCATGATTTTTACCACAATCCGGCTCTGATGCTGATAAAAGAACAAATTATAACTGCTGCAGTTCTTGTGAAAATGATGCATGATATAATGCACCGTGATTTGGATATAATCGGCCCAGCAATCAATATAGGACTGATCCGTCAGGGAAACATTAAATTCAAAGAAACCGATTTTGGGTTGAGTGGAAACATTCAACTCAACACCTGGCGCTGCTGCGATCTCCGGGCCGGAAAAATAATCGGCCCGGAGATTTTTGCGGTAATCCACCTGCTTTAAGCCGACGATTTGCATATGGGGATGGCGGATGGTGCCGCCTGAATAGGGACCATGATTTTTATAGAACAGTACCGAGGCAAATTCACCGCTGGCATCCATTTCGAGCCATTTGGATACGCCAAATCGGATCAGGTTGTGCAGCAGGTCTTTGGGATAATTGGATAATTCGGCATTGCAATCATCGGTTTCGATGAGGACGGTCTGTAAAGTATCTTCCAAGACAGGGTATTTATTTTTCAGCCAGATGATAGGGTATTGCTCCGCCAGGATATCCGACAAACCGGACCGGTCGCAAAAAGGGCAGGAAGTATTCCTGTTTATGATGCTCTCCGGTTTTTGACTGCCGATATGGGAATTGAAGCAAATTTGCTCCCTGGATAGGTTTTGCATAGACTCTCCTACTTCTGATTCAAACGGGTATTGTCGTCAGTCCAAATCAGTTCATCAATGATTACATCGGCCCGGGCTTTATAGGCTGCATTGGAGCTGGATTCAGGCGGCAGATGGGTCATGATGTAAAAGGTCTGCCCCTGATGCTGGGCCAGATATACCTGGCCGCTGTATCTTTTGCTGTTTAGCCTGTGTTCAAAAGTCCACTCCCGTATCGACCAGTTAAATTGCTTGGGCTGGTTTTTACGGTCTCTTGTGCGCCAGCCTGACTGGCTCAAAAGTGTATCGATGGTTTGGGCGGCTTGTTCCGGCGTAACTCCCGGCTGGCAGAAAAACAAAGTCACATAGACATCTTCCCGCTGCACTCCGCCGGATTGCCCGAGAAAGCGAAAGGAGGTTCCGTCGTCAGCGCTGATCCGCTGCGTAACCATATCAGACGGACTGTAGGTGTAAAACGGGTAGGGCTCGCCCCTCACCAAATTCAATTGCAAAGATTGAGGCGTTCCCTTCATGATGAGGAATCCTTCTTTATAGTCCGGAGCCGCTGATTTGGCAAAGTTTTTTAATTTAGACGAGATACGGCTGTTGTCAGCGAAAAACTCCCGGAATATCAATCCTGTATCCGGGGCGTAATATTCAAACCAGTAGCTGCCGCTCTGGGACTGGGCTGAAGTTACTTTGATTTTTATTGTATTTACATAAGATCCGGCCGGTACCTCTACTGTTTCGCCTACAGCCACCACTTCCCGCTGGTCAGTGGAATTTTTCCAGGAAGCCCCGACCTCCAGCGGCGCTTTTAATATGATCTGATTTTGATTGGCTGCTTCCTGAAACAAGGAATTATTGGAATACCATTCTTCCCGTGAATGAGTCAGCGTAACTGCTTCCGGCATGGCTTGGAAAATCATCCCCAATTGAGTACCGCCGTTCGTTTCGCTCATTTGGACCAGATTGCCCTGGCGAAACAGCACTCTTCTGGTAAAGTCGGCAAATTCGTTGCCTTCTCCTGCATAGACCCAGGTCAAATTTGGCTCGGTGGGGAAATACCGGGTTACGTCTGTTATTGGGGTCTGCGCCTGCTGTTGGGGTGACACTGCCTGTTGACGACAGCCGGCTATGACTCCGAACAAGGTCAGGATTAGCAGGAACAAAATTATCTGCGTTCTTATCGGCATTCTTGGCAATGCTGTCAGGAATGCCCGGAATCGGTTCAATTGATTCATATATCCACCTCTTTCCAATCACACATGCGTGCCAAAGGTAATTTTTCAAGGGTATTACAGTCCCTGTCCATATTGTTGTCCCGCGCAATAGAATCATTCATAGCTGACGCAACGCAATCATTTCAAAAGTCCGTACACTTATTATTCATTCTACATGAAAGCCGGATTGCCTTGCAAGGAAATCACAAATTCATTTAATGAATATATAGATGCGTTTCGTTCATACTATATACATATATGTTGTCCCCCAAAAACAATACTGGAGGTGGCCGATTATGGGTAAGGTTATGTCCGAGGAAAGCAAAAATAAATTGGCGCATGATCTTGGTTTTGGCGCCAAAGTTGAGGACGGAGACTGGAGTGACGTCACCACGGGTGAAGTGGGCTCTATGGTCCGGGAGGCGATAAAACGCGGGGAAGAGACACTGGCGGCCAAAACCAGAGTAACCGGGAAAATCGACCAGAACGGTGAATAAGTTGTGATCGTGAGGAAGCGTTGAAACGACTGAATTAGAATAGCATAAAGCCAGAGGCGCCGGCATTGTCGGCGCCTCTGAGTTTAAACGGGAGAAGTCAGTGACTTACTGGTCGTTAGAATTATTGGAGCTGGTATAGTCGTTATTAGCGTCCTTGGTTGCAGTCAGAGTGCCATATTGAGCGGCGCTTTGGGCGGTGCTGGACTGCGCTTTCTTTTGGTTCTGAGTGGAGCTGGCATAATCGTTATTGGCATCTTGGGCTGCAGTCAGAGTGCCGTATTGAGCGGCGCTTTGGGCGGTGCTGGATTGGGCTGTATTTTGGTTCTGTTTGGAGTTGCCATTGTTATTGGCATTCTGCTGATTGTTTGATCCAGATTGGGACTGACCGGACTGCATTTTGTTTTTTTGGTCCATAAGGAAGCCTCCTTTAATTATCGTTTTGGATCGGCACCTTTTATAGTATCTGCGGTTCATCCAGATTCATAACAAGCAATAATGTGTAAGTAATTGGAAAGCGAACCTTATGGTTTGACCATAGACTGGGTTAAAAATTCGATGACCCTCTTTTCATACTCCTCTTGATGCAGAACATAACTTTCAGGATGGCCGCCTCCGTCGGTAAGCCATAATTGAGCCTGCAGCCTGTCTTTGACAACAGTATAGATCTGCTTGCTGTTCAAATAGGAAATGGCGGGATCGCTGATGGCGTGAATGAGGAGCAGACGGCGTGAACCCAGAGATTTGGCAGCCTGCATGGGATTTACCGAGGATAGGTCAATCCTGTGAATGACTGACAGCAGCCAAAGAATCAGCGGCGTAAAGGGGAAATTCGGCAGACCGGACCAAATGCTTAGATTAGACCGCAGATACCCGGAAAGGGTGGCAAAGGGACTGTCGGCTACCACCGCTACGACGGCTGCGGCCTCAGGCGCCGCGATGAGGGAGGTTGCCGCCCCCATGGACCAGCCCATAAGACTGACACGGCTTGATTGCTTCCGACTTACCACATAGTCAATCGCCGCCAGGAGATCATCTTTTTCGTAATATCCCACACTGGTGACTGCGGCGGAAGATTCCCCTGAATTGCGAAAATCGAACATCAATACGTTAAATCCGCTATTGCATAAAGCCTTGGCCAGAAGGAGGGCATACCCCGGCAAAAACAGCCGGCATGCGCCGTAGCCATGGGCAAAAATAACCGTGTTCTCCGAGGGTGTGCGCTTCCGGTTTTGCTGCGCGGGAAGCCACCAGCCCTTCAAGCGGATAGGGGCCGGTTTGCTGGGGAAGGTAATGTCTTCATAGGTTAAAACATGCTGCTCAGGCGTTTCACCAACGATTTGACGGGTTGGATGAGTGAGGCGGTATCCCGTATACAAGGCAATGACTAAAACGGATAAGCCTAAAGCAAACAGGAGGCTCATGCCAAACAAAAAGTATCCGTTGATCAGGAGAAAGCCAGTGTCTTTCATTTGCGTCCCTCCTCTGGAAAGGTGGATAAGGATGAAGACAGGTTCTGATTATGTATATTAATTTTAGCAGAAATCTATGATGCTGTAATGGGGGAGGATAAAAACTTTAGCAAAAGGAACAAATGTGTAAAAGCCCTAAACGGCTCTCTTATGCGGAGAAGCCAGTTTAGGGCTGTCTGATTTAAAATATTTTTAGTTTATACGAACAAAGAAGCCAACACAAGAGTGATCGTGCTTAACAGCTTGATCAGGACGTGAATCGACGGTCCGGCAGTGTCCTTGAAAGGATCGCCTACGGTATCGCCTACCACGCTGGCCTTATGAGCCTCAGACCCTTTGCCGCCAAAGGAACCCAATTCGATGTATTTCTTGGCGTTATCCCAGGCGCCGCCGCCATTGTTTAGCAACAGGGCCATCAGCACGCCGGTCATGGTGGCAACCATCAGGAATGCGGCCGCCGCTTCGGCTTTTAAAATAACGCCGACAATAATCGGCACGGCAACAACCAGAACACCGGGTAGAACCATGGCTTTTAAGGCGCCTTTGGTCACCAGGTCAACGCAGGTGGCATAGTCCGGCTTAGCCGTTCCTTCCATGATCCCTTTAATCTCTCTGAACTGACGGCGGACTTCTTCAATAACCACTTCGGCTGTCTTACCTACCGCCTTGATGGCTGTGGAAGTGAAGAGGTAAACCAGCATGGCGCCAAGGAAACCGCCGATAAATACTTCCGGTTTGCCAATGTCCACCACCCGGTTAAAGGCCTTGTCAAGGATCTGTACTTCGTCAAGATAAGCCGAGAATAACAGGAATGTTGCCAGAGCCGCGCTGCCAATGGCATAGCCTTTGGTAATCGCTTTGGTAGTATTGCCGCAGCCGTCCAGCAGGTCTGTCCGGTTCCGCACATGTTCCGGCTGGCTGGACATTTCCGCGATGCCGCCGGCATTGTCGGTGATCGGTCCGAAGGTATCCATGGCCAGAATAAAGGCGCAGGTGGACAGCATGCCCATGGTAGCCACGGCAGTGCCATAAACGCCGCCGCCTTCCAATCCGCTCAGGACTCCCAGGTAATGGGACACAAGCACTGCCGCCGAAATGATGATAACCGGCAGCACTGTGCTTTCCAGACCTACGGCAAAACCGGTGATAATGGTAGTAGCCGGCCCGGTTTTGCAGGAATGGGCGATTTCTTTTACCGGACGGTAACTCCAGTCGGTATAGTACTGGGTAACCAGCACAAACAGGTAGCTGGTCACTACGCCTACTAGGGCGCAGCCAAAGAAATACAGGCCGCTGCCATTCACATTGATCATTTGATCAGTTACGAAATACATGGAAATGATCGCCAGAATCGTGGTGATCGCATAGCCAAAGTTCAGGGCACCCATAGGGTCTTTCTCTTCCCTGGTTTTGACGAAGAAGATGCCTGCCACTGAGGCCAGCAGGCCAAAGGCCCGCGCTACCAGCGGAAAGAGAATGCCGTTTACGCCAAAAGCCGGGTAAAGCGCAATCCCCAGGATCATCGC
This genomic window from Acetonema longum DSM 6540 contains:
- a CDS encoding DUF4931 domain-containing protein produces the protein MQNLSREQICFNSHIGSQKPESIINRNTSCPFCDRSGLSDILAEQYPIIWLKNKYPVLEDTLQTVLIETDDCNAELSNYPKDLLHNLIRFGVSKWLEMDASGEFASVLFYKNHGPYSGGTIRHPHMQIVGLKQVDYRKNLRADYFSGPEIAAAPGVELNVSTQPKIGFFEFNVSLTDQSYIDCWADYIQITVHYIMHHFHKNCSSYNLFFYQHQSRIVVKIMPRFVTSPLYIGYSIPQVSNRLDEVVREFQQIYFLGDR
- a CDS encoding alpha/beta hydrolase, which gives rise to MKDTGFLLINGYFLFGMSLLFALGLSVLVIALYTGYRLTHPTRQIVGETPEQHVLTYEDITFPSKPAPIRLKGWWLPAQQNRKRTPSENTVIFAHGYGACRLFLPGYALLLAKALCNSGFNVLMFDFRNSGESSAAVTSVGYYEKDDLLAAIDYVVSRKQSSRVSLMGWSMGAATSLIAAPEAAAVVAVVADSPFATLSGYLRSNLSIWSGLPNFPFTPLILWLLSVIHRIDLSSVNPMQAAKSLGSRRLLLIHAISDPAISYLNSKQIYTVVKDRLQAQLWLTDGGGHPESYVLHQEEYEKRVIEFLTQSMVKP